A window from SAR324 cluster bacterium encodes these proteins:
- the larE gene encoding ATP-dependent sacrificial sulfur transferase LarE encodes MTASALSLELQNKYKQLKETLTEYNKVIVAFSGGIDSSLLAFVSHQVLGNNMLAVTSGSASLKQADLKLTRLLARTWNMPHRVIQTCELQNPNYAANPVNRCYFCKTELYQQLSAIAQNEGFQWIVNGTNTDDLGDHRPGLKAAADHQVQSPLVTCGFSKQDIRALALFLELPNAEKPQAACLSSRIPYGSAVTAEVLSQIERAETVLAELGFTQFRVRHHAEIARLELLESEMERALRQHQLIQERLKQCGYTYVTLDLGGFRSGSMNEFLL; translated from the coding sequence ATGACAGCATCAGCTCTGTCTCTTGAATTACAAAATAAATACAAACAATTAAAAGAAACACTGACCGAATATAATAAAGTGATTGTCGCGTTTTCGGGAGGTATCGATAGTTCCCTTCTGGCGTTTGTCTCGCATCAGGTTCTGGGCAATAACATGCTGGCGGTCACTTCCGGGTCAGCCAGTCTTAAACAGGCAGATCTGAAACTGACACGGTTGCTGGCACGAACATGGAACATGCCGCACCGGGTGATTCAAACCTGTGAATTGCAAAATCCAAACTATGCGGCTAATCCTGTCAACCGCTGTTATTTCTGCAAAACGGAGCTGTATCAGCAATTATCCGCAATCGCTCAAAATGAAGGCTTTCAGTGGATTGTGAATGGAACCAACACGGACGATCTGGGTGATCATCGTCCCGGCCTGAAAGCGGCAGCGGACCATCAGGTTCAGTCCCCCCTGGTCACCTGTGGATTCAGCAAACAGGATATCCGGGCACTGGCATTGTTTCTGGAACTTCCCAATGCGGAAAAACCTCAGGCCGCCTGCCTTTCAAGCCGTATCCCCTATGGTTCCGCTGTCACCGCTGAAGTGCTGTCCCAAATTGAACGGGCGGAGACTGTTTTAGCTGAATTGGGATTTACGCAGTTTCGAGTGAGGCATCATGCTGAAATCGCACGACTGGAATTGCTGGAAAGTGAAATGGAACGGGCACTGCGTCAGCATCAACTCATTCAGGAGCGGTTGAAACAATGCGGTTATACCTATGTGACCCTTGATCTGGGAGGCTTTCGTTCAGGGTCAATGAATGAATTCCTGCTGTAA
- a CDS encoding response regulator: MTMSKIEASKPNILIVDDNLQNLELLKDMLTQSDYSVTGASNGPTALMIAQHKKPDLILLDVLMPDMDGYEVCRQLKTDETTAAIPVIFLTALDDMGNKLQGFHVGGVDFITKPFQPEDVTVRIETQLKLRHLQKQLEEKNTLLQEEIKAHQRTEAQLELSNNELEAFSHSVAHDLSTPLQGILGYTQMLQEETQQLGEYEQTCLNNILKSVRKMEIMLENLFRLSQSTHQPVYKKTVNLTAQLHEIRTELITSQPDRKAQIMIAPDMEIDADPGLLKIMITNLFQNAWKYTSKQTLTRIEWGQLPHDQEDANKRDPIFYVQDNGAGFDMQYKNKLFGTFQRLHEKSEFPGTGIGLATVQRIVKRHGGRIWAESSVNQGTTFFFSFPTPGNQ; the protein is encoded by the coding sequence ATGACCATGTCTAAAATCGAAGCATCCAAACCCAATATCCTGATCGTGGATGATAACCTGCAGAATCTTGAACTATTGAAGGACATGCTGACCCAAAGCGACTATTCGGTTACCGGAGCGTCCAACGGCCCCACGGCGTTGATGATTGCCCAGCATAAAAAACCGGATTTAATCCTGCTGGATGTTCTGATGCCGGACATGGATGGTTATGAAGTCTGCCGTCAGCTCAAAACCGATGAAACGACAGCGGCCATACCGGTTATTTTTTTAACCGCACTGGATGACATGGGCAACAAACTCCAGGGCTTCCATGTGGGAGGCGTGGATTTTATCACCAAACCGTTTCAGCCTGAGGACGTCACCGTGCGCATTGAAACTCAACTGAAATTGAGACATTTACAAAAACAGCTTGAAGAAAAAAACACTCTTCTACAAGAGGAAATCAAAGCGCACCAGCGCACGGAAGCACAACTGGAATTAAGCAATAATGAGTTAGAGGCCTTCAGTCATTCGGTGGCACATGACTTGAGCACTCCGCTTCAGGGGATCCTGGGATACACCCAGATGCTTCAGGAAGAAACCCAGCAATTGGGTGAATATGAACAGACCTGTCTGAACAACATCCTTAAAAGTGTTCGAAAGATGGAAATCATGCTTGAAAATCTGTTCAGGCTTTCACAGTCAACGCATCAGCCCGTTTACAAAAAAACGGTTAATCTGACCGCTCAACTTCATGAGATCAGAACAGAATTAATAACCAGCCAACCTGACCGCAAAGCTCAAATCATGATTGCTCCAGACATGGAAATCGACGCGGATCCCGGATTGCTGAAAATAATGATCACCAATCTGTTTCAAAACGCATGGAAATACACCAGCAAACAGACGCTGACCCGGATTGAGTGGGGCCAGTTACCCCACGATCAGGAGGACGCGAACAAGAGGGATCCCATCTTCTATGTGCAAGACAATGGAGCAGGCTTTGATATGCAGTATAAAAACAAACTGTTTGGAACCTTTCAACGTTTACATGAAAAAAGTGAATTTCCAGGCACTGGAATTGGCCTTGCCACTGTGCAGAGGATTGTCAAACGCCATGGTGGCCGCATCTGGGCAGAATCCAGTGTCAATCAAGGTACCACATTTTTCTTCAGTTTTCCAACTCCCGGAAATCAATAG
- a CDS encoding PAS domain S-box protein gives MDKNAVTQSSLEDDRHKMPEKQSINVIQAEKDRTELYLNTVEIMLVVLDENARVELLNRKGYEILGYSCGELTGKDWFKTCLPPEDYEAVFKTYQQLMRGDLKNIDYYENSILTKNGERRWIAWHNNVILDTTGRITGTVSSGEDITERKQAESEVRNLTNRMKETESLAHLGGWTLDIVRGRLDWSDEVFRIFEIDPNLFGASYEAFLNAIHPDDRDAVNHAYTNSIKTRRPYDITHRLRMSDGRVKWVREKCVSNFDAAGNPIRSHGVVHDITERKQAEDALALQRLRAEALLELPQASESMDETTFIQYGLELAENLTGSIISFLYIINDNEKNIELVTWSQRTLKTSCKAVSTKHYPVNSAGIWADSLRQQHPVIFNDYASYPHKHGLPKGHVPLSRLISVPIIENGKTLMLMGVGNKPTDYTELEVETVQLIANDIWRIVQRRRSLEEIQAYQQQLEQLVEARTRELLQAKEAAEKANQAKSLFFANMSHELRTPLNIILGFSRLIQRDTSLPATHQEKLGTILKSGEHLLTLINEVLEMAKIETGSIGLVEEDFNPQQLLDFLESMYAFRARGKGIELRFEFISEVPLFIHADEQKFRQVVLNLLSNAIKFTSKGHVLVRIGYSMADSRLEVAVEDTGEGIAPEEMALLFQPFRQTQSGKQKYHEGTGLGLTIVKHYVELMGGNISVESKPGEGSVFRFYIPARPVENGRVLKKIPENRVIGLEPGQPRYRILIVEDQEDNRTLLGGLLRTVGFEVYEAKNGLEAVELWNTTALHLILMDMRMPEMDGYEATKRIRQQQSETRNDVEPSTLRNHQPAFSEIPIIAVTAYALKEDQEAVLTVGCNDSIRKPFNETELFEKIALFLGVRYLYEEIIPVEEKTMPRELTSGDLENLNTEWLDKLRFAAMTGESELLLELILLIRSVHPPLAETLTTLVQSYQFKKIVDWISIKEHKNDHV, from the coding sequence ATGGATAAAAATGCAGTCACGCAGTCATCGCTGGAAGATGATCGGCACAAGATGCCCGAAAAACAGTCAATAAATGTGATCCAGGCCGAAAAGGACAGGACCGAACTGTATTTAAACACTGTGGAGATAATGCTGGTTGTTCTTGACGAAAACGCCAGGGTGGAACTCCTCAATCGCAAGGGGTATGAAATTCTGGGTTATAGTTGCGGAGAGTTGACGGGCAAAGACTGGTTCAAGACCTGCCTTCCTCCAGAAGATTACGAAGCGGTCTTCAAGACGTATCAACAGCTTATGCGTGGGGACTTAAAAAATATTGATTATTATGAAAACAGTATTCTGACCAAAAACGGCGAAAGGCGCTGGATCGCCTGGCACAATAATGTCATCCTCGACACAACAGGGCGAATCACCGGTACGGTGAGTTCAGGTGAAGACATCACCGAACGCAAACAGGCTGAATCAGAGGTACGTAATCTCACAAACCGTATGAAAGAAACGGAAAGCCTCGCACACTTGGGCGGTTGGACGTTGGATATCGTCCGTGGCAGACTGGATTGGTCGGATGAAGTGTTCCGCATATTCGAGATCGATCCGAACCTTTTTGGTGCCTCTTATGAAGCGTTTCTCAACGCAATACACCCGGACGACCGCGACGCGGTAAACCATGCCTATACCAATTCTATCAAGACCCGTAGGCCCTATGATATCACCCATCGTCTGCGCATGAGTGATGGGCGTGTCAAGTGGGTGCGTGAGAAATGCGTGTCAAACTTCGACGCGGCGGGCAACCCGATAAGATCCCATGGCGTAGTGCACGATATCACCGAGCGCAAGCAGGCGGAAGATGCTCTGGCTCTTCAGCGATTAAGAGCCGAAGCCCTGTTGGAATTACCCCAGGCCTCAGAATCGATGGATGAGACCACTTTTATTCAGTACGGACTGGAACTGGCTGAAAACCTCACGGGCAGCATTATTTCTTTTCTGTACATCATCAACGACAATGAAAAAAACATCGAACTTGTCACATGGTCACAACGCACCCTGAAGACTTCTTGTAAGGCTGTTTCGACAAAACACTATCCGGTCAATAGTGCGGGAATATGGGCCGATTCCCTGCGTCAGCAACACCCGGTGATATTCAACGATTATGCGTCATATCCACACAAACATGGTTTGCCGAAGGGACATGTCCCGCTCAGTCGATTGATTTCTGTGCCGATAATAGAGAACGGCAAAACACTGATGCTTATGGGCGTGGGCAACAAACCAACAGACTACACCGAACTGGAGGTTGAAACCGTTCAACTGATTGCCAATGATATATGGCGGATTGTGCAACGCCGACGCTCGTTGGAGGAAATCCAAGCTTATCAACAGCAACTCGAGCAACTGGTTGAAGCACGCACCCGTGAATTATTGCAAGCCAAGGAAGCCGCGGAGAAGGCCAACCAGGCAAAAAGCCTGTTTTTCGCCAACATGAGCCATGAACTGAGAACCCCGTTGAATATCATCCTGGGTTTTTCACGGTTGATACAGCGAGACACCTCCCTGCCTGCGACACATCAGGAAAAACTGGGCACCATCCTTAAAAGCGGAGAGCATTTGCTGACACTGATCAATGAAGTGCTGGAAATGGCCAAGATCGAGACCGGAAGCATCGGATTGGTTGAAGAGGATTTTAATCCACAGCAATTGCTGGATTTTTTGGAAAGCATGTATGCGTTCCGTGCCCGGGGGAAAGGGATTGAACTTCGATTTGAGTTTATTTCCGAAGTGCCTCTGTTTATTCATGCGGATGAGCAGAAATTCCGGCAGGTTGTTCTGAATTTACTGAGCAACGCGATCAAGTTCACTTCGAAGGGGCATGTCCTCGTAAGGATTGGCTATTCCATGGCGGACTCCCGACTGGAGGTGGCGGTTGAAGATACTGGAGAGGGAATTGCTCCTGAAGAAATGGCGTTGTTGTTTCAACCCTTCCGGCAGACCCAAAGTGGCAAACAGAAATATCATGAAGGAACTGGTTTAGGACTGACGATCGTCAAACATTACGTGGAACTCATGGGAGGAAACATCTCTGTGGAAAGCAAACCCGGAGAGGGTAGCGTTTTTCGGTTTTATATCCCGGCCAGACCCGTGGAAAACGGAAGAGTTTTGAAAAAAATTCCCGAAAACCGGGTGATCGGGCTTGAACCCGGACAACCACGCTATCGGATTCTCATTGTTGAAGATCAGGAGGATAACCGCACACTGTTAGGCGGTCTGCTTCGAACCGTTGGTTTTGAGGTCTATGAGGCTAAAAACGGACTGGAAGCGGTGGAATTATGGAACACCACAGCCTTGCATCTTATTCTGATGGATATGCGAATGCCTGAGATGGACGGGTATGAAGCGACAAAACGAATCAGACAACAGCAATCTGAAACGAGAAATGACGTGGAGCCATCCACTCTGCGCAATCATCAACCCGCATTTTCTGAAATTCCGATTATCGCTGTGACCGCCTATGCTTTAAAAGAAGATCAAGAGGCTGTTTTGACGGTTGGTTGCAATGATTCGATACGCAAACCCTTCAATGAAACCGAGTTGTTTGAAAAAATAGCTTTATTCCTTGGCGTCCGTTATTTGTATGAGGAGATCATACCCGTTGAGGAAAAAACGATGCCAAGAGAATTAACTTCAGGCGATCTGGAGAACCTGAACACTGAATGGCTCGACAAACTACGCTTTGCCGCCATGACTGGAGAGTCGGAACTGCTGTTGGAACTGATCCTGTTGATTCGCTCAGTTCATCCCCCACTTGCGGAAACGTTAACCACGCTGGTTCAGAGTTATCAATTTAAAAAAATTGTCGATTGGATTTCAATCAAGGAACACAAAAATGACCATGTCTAA
- a CDS encoding response regulator yields MNTPHAPASKPLILIVDDNILNIQLLEDMLIHCGYAVTGAPDGSTGLMIARNKKPDLILLDIMMPGMDGYEVCHQLKTDETTAAIPVIFLTSLDDMGNKLKGFHTGGVDFITKPFQPEDVSVRIETHLKLRNLQLQLEEKNERLQEKIAEQQRTETKLEETNRELDAFSYSVAHDLRAPLQHLLIYSQLLQEEYQQLFDEDGKMYLNRISRSIQTMNTMIDNLLMLSQATQKPVEKHSVNLTGLLQEISEELKNSQPGRDAQIIIVDAMNIQADPELLKIMITNLFQNAWKYTSKQAQTRIEWGTLLPDQEPQHKNDPVFYVKDNGAGFDMQHKNKLFGTFQRLHTKSEFPGTGIGLATVQRIVKRHGGRIWAESSVNQGATFFFSFPTSNEP; encoded by the coding sequence ATGAACACACCACACGCTCCCGCCTCAAAACCGCTCATTTTGATTGTGGACGATAACATCCTGAATATTCAATTACTGGAAGATATGCTGATCCACTGTGGTTATGCTGTTACCGGGGCGCCAGATGGATCCACTGGATTGATGATTGCCCGAAATAAAAAGCCGGATTTAATTCTGTTGGATATCATGATGCCGGGCATGGATGGGTATGAAGTCTGTCATCAACTCAAAACGGATGAAACGACAGCGGCCATACCGGTAATTTTTTTAACCTCACTGGATGACATGGGAAACAAACTCAAAGGATTTCATACAGGAGGAGTTGATTTTATCACCAAACCTTTTCAGCCTGAGGACGTCTCGGTGCGCATTGAAACCCACCTCAAATTGAGAAATTTGCAACTTCAGCTTGAAGAAAAAAATGAGCGTCTACAAGAAAAAATCGCAGAGCAACAGCGTACTGAAACCAAATTGGAAGAAACCAACAGAGAATTGGATGCCTTCAGTTATTCTGTCGCACATGATCTGCGAGCCCCTCTCCAGCATCTCTTGATATACAGTCAACTGCTCCAGGAGGAGTATCAACAACTATTTGATGAAGATGGGAAAATGTATCTCAACCGAATCAGTCGAAGTATTCAAACGATGAATACCATGATTGATAATCTCCTGATGCTTTCACAAGCAACACAAAAACCTGTGGAAAAACATTCCGTGAATCTGACCGGATTGCTTCAAGAAATCAGCGAGGAGTTAAAAAACAGTCAACCCGGGCGTGACGCTCAAATCATCATTGTAGATGCCATGAACATTCAGGCTGATCCAGAACTGCTTAAAATAATGATCACCAATCTGTTTCAAAACGCATGGAAATACACCAGCAAGCAGGCACAGACCCGGATTGAGTGGGGGACGTTGCTTCCCGATCAGGAACCTCAGCACAAAAACGATCCCGTTTTCTATGTGAAAGACAACGGCGCAGGCTTTGATATGCAACATAAAAACAAGCTGTTTGGAACCTTTCAACGCTTACATACCAAGTCCGAATTTCCCGGAACCGGAATTGGACTTGCAACCGTGCAGAGAATTGTCAAACGCCATGGGGGGCGAATCTGGGCAGAATCCAGTGTCAATCAAGGTGCCACATTTTTCTTTAGTTTCCCAACGTCCAACGAACCATAA
- a CDS encoding carboxypeptidase regulatory-like domain-containing protein, whose amino-acid sequence MFLKIIAFIVIHSALLMSAWANPFSTVSLHGKVVTPDGAPVPDVQVVLLKFTPNAQGEMQTKGPVGRVAAPQGEYLFENLPVEEHARYRLGTRVNGELMSSDIFILDGTQSTVEMNLPVAAAPRTEMMPGAPSGTHGQLANNNANAEPVTIRGKILRKDGSPVPDVNVVLLKFMIDSTGELQTNGPLARVLAHNGEYLFEKIPQDVKAAYQLGTSIDGELVSTDYFFMTGATTMEIDLPIPSVTENADVLEIRQESVFLESGTGELIVTEVMNVSNGTGDRVDTKRHPILIKMPGGYTQFIMHQGANENEWSVVEGYLQLNPVFKPGTSQIVFQYRLPALWGSISFEKIFPDKVQSREIFIQGTGIRLNPGDELKFQGKQDFGDRVFLQWTLTGDHHQTTLEVTGLPVEQFPFILVGIVVFLGSMGGVVYFMRFRLNA is encoded by the coding sequence ATGTTTCTGAAAATTATTGCTTTTATCGTCATTCACAGCGCGTTGCTTATGTCCGCTTGGGCAAATCCGTTTTCGACCGTTTCACTTCACGGCAAGGTGGTCACACCTGATGGTGCGCCTGTTCCGGATGTGCAGGTAGTTCTGCTTAAATTTACGCCCAATGCACAGGGTGAAATGCAAACCAAAGGACCTGTCGGCAGGGTTGCGGCTCCACAAGGCGAATATCTATTTGAAAACCTGCCCGTTGAAGAACATGCCAGATACCGCCTGGGAACCCGTGTGAACGGCGAATTGATGAGCAGTGACATATTTATTCTGGATGGAACGCAAAGCACCGTGGAGATGAATTTGCCGGTTGCCGCGGCACCTCGGACAGAAATGATGCCGGGTGCGCCTTCAGGCACGCATGGCCAGCTTGCGAATAATAATGCCAATGCGGAACCTGTGACGATCCGGGGCAAGATTTTGCGCAAAGATGGCTCACCGGTTCCAGACGTGAATGTTGTTCTGCTTAAATTCATGATTGATTCCACCGGCGAACTTCAAACCAATGGCCCTCTGGCTCGTGTTCTCGCACACAATGGTGAATATCTGTTTGAAAAAATTCCGCAGGATGTCAAGGCGGCCTATCAGTTGGGAACCAGCATTGACGGAGAACTGGTCAGCACTGATTACTTTTTCATGACAGGTGCCACCACGATGGAAATCGATTTACCCATTCCCTCAGTGACAGAAAACGCGGACGTGCTGGAAATTCGCCAGGAATCTGTGTTTCTGGAGTCTGGAACGGGTGAATTGATCGTTACTGAAGTGATGAATGTGTCCAATGGCACGGGCGATCGGGTTGACACCAAACGTCATCCGATCCTGATCAAAATGCCAGGGGGATATACCCAATTCATAATGCATCAGGGGGCGAATGAAAACGAATGGTCTGTTGTGGAAGGCTATCTTCAACTGAATCCTGTCTTTAAACCGGGCACATCCCAGATTGTGTTTCAATATCGTCTGCCTGCCCTGTGGGGCAGTATCTCGTTTGAAAAAATTTTTCCTGACAAGGTGCAGAGCAGAGAAATTTTTATTCAGGGTACCGGAATTCGCCTGAATCCAGGCGATGAACTTAAATTTCAAGGCAAACAGGATTTTGGTGATCGAGTTTTCCTGCAATGGACACTGACCGGCGATCACCACCAGACAACCCTGGAGGTGACAGGTTTACCCGTAGAGCAGTTTCCGTTTATTCTGGTCGGGATCGTGGTGTTTCTTGGTTCCATGGGAGGCGTGGTCTATTTCATGCGATTTCGCCTGAACGCCTGA
- a CDS encoding antibiotic biosynthesis monooxygenase produces MIVKVFIRRNIPPGKVPELAPLMKQLRMLAISQHGYISGETLKDVDTHQDYITISTWHSMSDWKNFEKMAERKALVDKIETILSQKSQYIAYSY; encoded by the coding sequence ATGATTGTCAAAGTATTCATTCGAAGAAATATTCCACCGGGAAAAGTGCCTGAATTGGCACCATTGATGAAACAACTACGCATGCTGGCCATCAGTCAGCATGGCTATATTTCTGGGGAAACGCTCAAGGATGTTGACACCCATCAGGACTATATCACCATCAGCACATGGCACAGCATGTCCGACTGGAAAAACTTTGAAAAGATGGCGGAGCGCAAGGCGCTGGTGGATAAAATTGAAACAATTCTGAGCCAGAAATCTCAATACATTGCATACAGTTACTAA
- a CDS encoding DUF445 family protein, giving the protein MNHWEHPSDKDIAGNRINESAFYNKSLLTNVLSGVLVVIGLMLPEPFRNPVLSTGLFAVSGAVTNWLAIHMLFEKIPGLYGTGIIPARFNDFKRGIHTMVMEQFFVKENVAHFFDENEQGSTHKFDFTPIIEKLDFTPVFDSLVKTIMESPMSGMLMMVGGIQAIEPMKTPFIAKTKAAIEAIALSPEFQHELRIQLGTSSMSEDMIQKAEKIVKKRLDELTPEMVKEIIQQMIHQHLGWLVVWGGVFGGLIGLASSFFF; this is encoded by the coding sequence ATGAATCACTGGGAACATCCTTCAGATAAAGACATTGCGGGGAATCGGATCAACGAATCCGCGTTTTACAACAAGAGCCTGCTGACCAATGTGTTGTCAGGTGTGTTAGTCGTTATCGGGCTAATGCTGCCGGAACCCTTTCGAAATCCGGTTCTGAGTACCGGTTTGTTCGCGGTATCAGGAGCCGTTACCAACTGGTTGGCCATTCACATGCTGTTTGAGAAAATTCCGGGATTGTATGGCACAGGCATCATCCCCGCGAGATTCAATGATTTCAAGCGCGGCATCCATACCATGGTGATGGAACAGTTTTTTGTGAAAGAAAATGTTGCCCATTTTTTTGATGAAAACGAACAGGGATCCACCCATAAATTTGATTTCACGCCAATCATTGAAAAACTGGATTTCACCCCTGTCTTTGATTCATTGGTTAAAACCATCATGGAATCGCCCATGAGCGGAATGCTGATGATGGTGGGTGGGATACAGGCGATTGAACCCATGAAAACTCCATTTATCGCCAAAACAAAAGCCGCGATTGAAGCGATCGCGCTCAGTCCTGAATTTCAGCATGAATTACGCATCCAGCTCGGAACATCGTCCATGAGTGAGGATATGATTCAGAAAGCTGAGAAAATTGTAAAAAAACGGCTGGATGAATTGACACCGGAAATGGTGAAAGAAATCATCCAGCAAATGATTCATCAGCACCTGGGCTGGCTGGTGGTCTGGGGTGGCGTTTTCGGCGGACTGATTGGTCTGGCCTCTTCTTTTTTCTTTTAG